In Jannaschia sp. W003, the genomic stretch GAGGCCGGCGCGGTCGATCGCGAAGCGGACGGGCAGGGACTGCAGCGCCACGTCGTGGACGATCTGGTCGTAGGCGCGCTGCAGGAAGGTCGAGTAGATCGCCGCGAAGGGCTTGAGCCCCGCCGCGGCTAGGCCGGCACAGAAGGTGACGGCGTGCTGCTCGGCGATGCCGACGTCGAAGCAGCGGGCGGGAAACGCCTCGCCGAAGAGGTCGAGCCCGGTGCCGTCGGGCATCGCCGCCGTCACGGCCACCACGTCGCGGTCCTCCTGCGCCTCGCGGATGAGGGATTGGGCGAACACCTTGGTGTAGGACGGCGCGTTCGACGGCGCCTTGCGCTGCTCGCCGGTCTCGACGTCGAACTTCGCGGTGGCGTGGCCGCGGTCGGGGCGGTGCTCGGCGAAGCCCTTGCCCTTCTTCGTGACCGCGTGGATCAGCACCGGGCCCGTGGCCCGCGCCTTCACGGTGCGCAGCACCGGAAGCAGGCTCTCCATGTCGTGGCCGTCGATGGGGCCGACGTAGGAGAAGCCCAGCTCCTCGAACAGCGTGCCGCCCACGGCCATGCCCTTGAGCATCTCCTTGGCCCGCCGCGCCCCCTCCTGGAGGGGCGGGGGCAGGAGGCCCACGGCCCCCTTGGCGGCGGCGCGGAACTCCTGGAACGGGGCGCCGGCGTAGAGACGGCTCAGGTAGCTCGACATGGCGCCCACGGGCGGGGCGATCGACATCTCGTTGTCGTTCAGCACCACGATCAGACGCGTTCCCAGATGGCCCGCGTGGTTCAGCGCCTCGTAGGCCATGCCGCCCGTGAGCGCGCCGTCGCCGATCACCGCGATGGCGTCGCCCACGCCCGCCGCGCCGATCTCGCGCGCCTGCGCGAAGCCCAGGGCCGCCGAGATGGAGGTCGAGGCGTGGGCCGCGCCGAAGGGGTCGTAGGGGGACTCGGTGCGCTTCGTGAAGCCCGACAGGCCGTCCTTCTGGCGCAGGGTGTCCATGCGCGCGCGGCGGCCCGTGAGGATCTTGTGGGGGTAGCACTGGTGGCTGACGTCCCAGACCAGCCGGTCGCGCGGCGTGTCGAACACCGCATGGAGCGCCACGGTCAGCTCCACCACGCCGAGGCCGGCGCCGAGGTGGCCGCCGGTGCGGCTGACGGCGCGGATGGTCTCGGCGCGCAGCTCGCCGGCGAGCTGGTGGAGCTCGCGGTCGCTCATGCGGCGCAGGGCGGCGGGGTCGTCGACGCGGTCGAGAAGGGGCGTGTCCACGGGTCTCTCCTCGGGATTCAGCGGTCGCGGGTCACCATGTAGCGGGCGACGGCGCGCAACCTAGCGGCGCGATCGCCATAAGGCAAAAGGGCGGCCTCGGCCTCGGCCACCAGCGCCTCGGCGCGGGCGCGGGCGCCCTGCGTCCCCAGCAGCGACACGAAGGTGGCCTTGTTCGCGGCCGCGTCCTTGCCGAGCGCCTTGCCGGCCGCCGCGGCGTCGCCCTCCACGTCGAGCAGGTCGTCGGCGATCTGGAACGCCAGCCCCAGGGCGCGGGCATACACGTCCAGCCCCTCGGGGCGGGTCTTGGCCAGCGCCGGCCCGGCGAGGCAGGGCCACTCCAGCAGGCGCCCGGTCTTGAGCCGCTGGAGCGCGGTGATCGCCTCCAGCGACAAAGGCGCGCCCGCGCTCTCGGCGGCGATGTCCTGCGCCTGCCCCAGCACCATGCCGGCCGCGCCCGCGTCGCGCGCCAGGGCGGCCACGAGGCCGATCCGCACGGCGGCGTCGGGGTGGGTCGCCGGGTCGGCCAGGATCTCGAAGGCTGCCGTCAGCAGCGCGTCGCCCGCCAGCACCGCGGTCGCCTCGTCCCAGCGGCGGTGCACCGTGGGGCGGCCCCGTCGCAGGTCGTCGTCGTCCATGCAGGGCAGGTCGTCATGCACCAGCGAGTAGGCGTGGACGCACTCGATCGCCGCCGCGGCCCGCAGGGCGCGCGACCGGGGCACGTCGTGGAGCGCCGCCGTCTCCAGCACGAGGAACGCGCGCAGGCGCTTCCCGCCCTGCGAGGCGTAGCGCATGGCCTCGCCCACGGGGCCCTCGAAGCCCCCGAGCAGGTCGTCCAGCGCCGCCTGCACCTCGCGCTGCGCCGTCTCCAGCGCAGGTCGGAGGCTCACGGCAGGTCCGGGGTTCACTGGGCGTCGGCGGGCCGCGTGCCGGTGGGCCGGCCCCCGGCGTCGAGGGTGATCTGCTCCACCCGCTCCTCGGCGGCGCGCAGCTTGGCGTCGCAGTGCTCGCGGAGCTTGGCGCCGCGCTCGTAGAGAGCGATCGACTCTTCCAGCGGCACCTCGCCCCCGTCCAGCTGGTTCACCAGCTGCTCCAGCTCGGCCATGGCCTGCTCGAAGCTCATCTTCCCAACGTCGTCGGCCATGTTCAGCTCCCCAGCGCCTCCACGTGCGCGCGGACCGATCGGCCCAGCGCGGCGAGGTCATAGCCGCCCTCGAGCGACGACACCACCCGCCCCCCCGCATGGGTCTCGGCCACCTCCACGAGGCGCTCGGTCGCCCAGCGGAAGTCCGCCTCGTCCCATTCCAGCTGCGCGAGTGGGTCGTCGCGGTGGGCGTCGAAGCCCGCCGAGATCAGCACGAGGTCGGGGGCGTGGGCGTCGAGCGCGGGCAGCACCTCGCGCTCCATCAGCCGCCTGAAGGCGGCGCCGTCCGAGAAGGGGGGCAGGGTGCGGTTCATGACCTGCCCGTGGGCCCCGGTCTCGGACGGGTCGCCCGTGCCAGGCCAGAGCGGCGACTGGTGGGTGGAGACGAACAGCGCGCGCGCCTCGTCCCTCAGCAGGTCCTGCGTGCCGTTGCCGTGGTGCACGTCGAAGTCGACCACGGCGACCCGCTCGCAGCCCGAGGCAAGGGCATGGCGGGCGGCGATGGCGACGGTGCCCAGCAGGCAGAAGCCCATCGGCCTGGCGGTCTCGGCGTGGTGCCCCGGCGGACGCATGGCCACGAAGGCGCGGCCTCCCTCCGCGACCGCGTCCACCGCCTCGCAGGCGGCGCCGGCGGCGAGCCAGGCAGCACCGAGCGAGCCGGGCGCCATCGAGGTGTCCGCATCGAGCTGCGCCCAGCCCTCGGTGGGCGAGGCGGCCTCCAGCGCGTCGAGATACGCCTGCGGGTGGCACCGCAGCACCGCCTCGGGCGCCGCCGGCTCCGGCGTGCGCCGGTCGAGCGCCACGTCCTCCAGCGCGCGGCGCACCGCGTGGAGCCGGGCCACCTGCTCGGGATGCCCCGGCGGGTTCTCGTGGGCGTCGGCGTCGGGATGGGTGAAGAGAAGGGTCATGAGCCTTGTGTGCCGCGCGGCGCGGCGGGACGCCAGAGTCCCCGGCGCCCGGCATCCGCCGGCGACTCCGCTTGAAGAAGTGATAGTCTCGGACGGATCAGCGCCCCGGCCGGGGAGGCCGGGGCGCGGAAGGAATCCCGTCAGGCCTGGATCAGGCTGGGGATGTGCATCGGCAGGCTCCGCAGGCGGGTGCCGGTGGCGTGGTAGATCGCGTTGCCGATGGCGGCGGCCGTGCCCACGATGCCCAGCTCGCCGATGCCCTTCACGCCCAGCGGGTTCACGTAGTCGTCGCGCTCCTCCAGCATCTCGACCCGGATCTCGCGCACGTCGGCGTTCACGGGCACGAGGTACTCCGCGATGTTGGCGTTCAGGAACCGCGCACGGGGCGTGTCGGTCTCGGTCACCTCGTGCAGCGCCGAGCCGATGCCCCAGACCATGCCGCCCATCAGCTGGCTATGCGCGGTCTTGCGGTTCAGCCAGGTTCCGGCTGCGAAGGCCCCGTGGAGGCGCGGCACCCGGATCTCGTGGGTGAAGCGGTGGATGCGCACCTCGGCCATCTGAGCGCCGAAGGCGAACATAGCCCGCTCCGGCGTCACCGGCCCCGCGACGCCGTAGCCGCCCTGATAGGTCATCCGCAGCGCCTGGTCGGTCAGCGCCGGGTGGCGATACTGCCCCTCGGCCTCCAGCTCGCCCATGGGCGTGGAGGCGAGTGCCTCGACGAGGCTCTGGCTCTGGCCGTCCGGGCCGCGCAGCATCCCGTCCTCGAGCGTGATCCGCGCCGGATCGACGCCCGCGAGCGGGCCTTCGGACTGCGCGGCGACCTTCTCGGCCACGCCGCGCCCGATGTTGAGGCACGCGAGGTGCACCGCCGAGCCGGCCGAGGCGGCGGTGGTCGAGCCGCCCGAGATCGGCGCGAGCGGCAGGTCCGCCTCGCCCATCACCACGTCGACGGCCTCCACCGGCAGGCCGAGGCGGGCCGCCGCGATCTGCGCGAAGATGGTGTAGCTGCCCGTCCCGACGTCGTGGGCGGCCAGCTCCACGTAGGCGTGGCCCGAGCCTTGCATCCGCACCCGCGCCGAGGAGGGCGAGATGTTGGTCGGATACGTCGCCGTGGCGCAGCCGTAGCCCACCAG encodes the following:
- the dxs gene encoding 1-deoxy-D-xylulose-5-phosphate synthase, encoding MSDRELHQLAGELRAETIRAVSRTGGHLGAGLGVVELTVALHAVFDTPRDRLVWDVSHQCYPHKILTGRRARMDTLRQKDGLSGFTKRTESPYDPFGAAHASTSISAALGFAQAREIGAAGVGDAIAVIGDGALTGGMAYEALNHAGHLGTRLIVVLNDNEMSIAPPVGAMSSYLSRLYAGAPFQEFRAAAKGAVGLLPPPLQEGARRAKEMLKGMAVGGTLFEELGFSYVGPIDGHDMESLLPVLRTVKARATGPVLIHAVTKKGKGFAEHRPDRGHATAKFDVETGEQRKAPSNAPSYTKVFAQSLIREAQEDRDVVAVTAAMPDGTGLDLFGEAFPARCFDVGIAEQHAVTFCAGLAAAGLKPFAAIYSTFLQRAYDQIVHDVALQSLPVRFAIDRAGLVGADGATHAGSFDVAYLANLPNFVVMAASDEAELRHMVATAVRHDAGPIAFRYPRGEGAGVELPERGTPLEIGRGRLVQEGERVAILSFGARLGEVREAAERLALRGIRPTVADARFAKPLDREMILGLARDHEALVTIEEGAVGGFGSHVAQLLGDEGAFDRGLRFRSMVLPDAFIDQAGPAQMYEAAGLQAGDIEAKVLSVLGVEVMGRRA
- a CDS encoding histone deacetylase family protein, whose product is MTLLFTHPDADAHENPPGHPEQVARLHAVRRALEDVALDRRTPEPAAPEAVLRCHPQAYLDALEAASPTEGWAQLDADTSMAPGSLGAAWLAAGAACEAVDAVAEGGRAFVAMRPPGHHAETARPMGFCLLGTVAIAARHALASGCERVAVVDFDVHHGNGTQDLLRDEARALFVSTHQSPLWPGTGDPSETGAHGQVMNRTLPPFSDGAAFRRLMEREVLPALDAHAPDLVLISAGFDAHRDDPLAQLEWDEADFRWATERLVEVAETHAGGRVVSSLEGGYDLAALGRSVRAHVEALGS
- a CDS encoding exodeoxyribonuclease VII small subunit translates to MADDVGKMSFEQAMAELEQLVNQLDGGEVPLEESIALYERGAKLREHCDAKLRAAEERVEQITLDAGGRPTGTRPADAQ
- a CDS encoding polyprenyl synthetase family protein — protein: MSLRPALETAQREVQAALDDLLGGFEGPVGEAMRYASQGGKRLRAFLVLETAALHDVPRSRALRAAAAIECVHAYSLVHDDLPCMDDDDLRRGRPTVHRRWDEATAVLAGDALLTAAFEILADPATHPDAAVRIGLVAALARDAGAAGMVLGQAQDIAAESAGAPLSLEAITALQRLKTGRLLEWPCLAGPALAKTRPEGLDVYARALGLAFQIADDLLDVEGDAAAAGKALGKDAAANKATFVSLLGTQGARARAEALVAEAEAALLPYGDRAARLRAVARYMVTRDR